Proteins found in one Erythrobacter sp. KY5 genomic segment:
- a CDS encoding valine--tRNA ligase, whose translation MTNSLDTTFDPAQIEARWYKHWEETGGFRPVRPDAEPFTIVNPPPNVTGSLHIGHALDNTLQDIVIRYERLRGKDALWVVGTDHAGIATQMVVERQMEERQDKRTNYSREDFVKKVWEWKHESGGTITNQLRRLGCSMDWSREQFTMDEHFTDAVIKTFVDLYNDGLIYRDKRLVNWDPKLKTAISDLEVEQQTIAGHFWHFKYPLADGVKLDDGRDYIEVATTRPETMLADMAVAVHPSDERYKSVVGKEVVLPITGRRIKIVEDEHADPELGSGAVKITPGHDFNDFEVGKRAGIAAGDMLNMLDGDANVCQTADGLVPDEFIGLHRFKRDGVDGARELVVQRLKEQGYLIPHIAKTKKGEEVEHDAEPRQIATPFGDRGGVVIEPWLTDQWYVDAEKLAEKPIEQVRDGTIEIVPKSWEKTFFNWMENIQPWCVSRQLWWGHRIPAWFGRDPKADEREPSHLYYPPTVDPISFVALDEHTAKKKAAELYGIEPDRIFVVETWDEAVSHALNDEDHSPREYLVRDPDVLDTWFSSALWPFATLGWPEENAPLLDKHFPNSLLISGFDILFFWDARMMMMGQYNMGEAPWPRLYLHGLVRAADGSKMSKSKGNVVDPLGLIDQYGADALRFFMAAMESQGRDIKMDEKRVEGYRNFATKLWNATRFCQSNGIGASTTLKAPTARLAANQWIIGEVQAACEEIEAAMADLRFDAAANAIYQFTWSKFCDWYLELIKPVFAEGSDPDALPAKETREVAGWALDQILVMLHPFMPFITEELWHAQATYLGGERKYDLITAAWPDPRAEVSKDATDAIDWVIDLTTNVRSAKNELGIPPGATLAAYVPKPSALATSTIERSSAAIERLARLTPVVHGDAPDGPAMQVTALGDVFVIPLEGIIDIDAEKSRLEKALAASQKEAKSLEGRLSNANFVERAKPEAVEKAKADFAHHSAEVERLEAALARLG comes from the coding sequence ATGACCAATTCACTCGACACGACGTTCGACCCCGCCCAGATCGAGGCGCGATGGTACAAGCACTGGGAAGAAACCGGCGGTTTCCGCCCTGTGCGCCCCGATGCGGAACCCTTCACCATCGTGAACCCGCCGCCCAATGTGACGGGATCGCTCCATATCGGCCATGCGCTCGACAACACGTTGCAGGATATCGTGATCCGGTATGAGCGCCTGCGCGGCAAGGATGCGCTGTGGGTGGTCGGCACCGATCATGCGGGCATCGCGACGCAGATGGTGGTCGAACGCCAGATGGAAGAGCGCCAGGACAAGCGCACCAATTACTCGCGCGAAGACTTCGTCAAGAAGGTCTGGGAGTGGAAGCACGAAAGCGGCGGGACCATCACCAACCAGTTGCGCCGGCTTGGCTGTTCGATGGACTGGTCGCGCGAGCAGTTCACGATGGACGAGCACTTTACGGATGCCGTCATCAAGACCTTCGTCGATCTCTACAATGACGGCCTGATCTACCGCGACAAGCGGCTGGTGAACTGGGACCCGAAACTCAAGACCGCGATCAGCGATCTCGAGGTTGAGCAACAGACGATTGCGGGCCATTTCTGGCACTTCAAATATCCGCTCGCGGATGGTGTGAAGCTCGACGATGGCCGCGACTACATCGAGGTCGCCACCACCCGGCCCGAAACGATGCTCGCCGACATGGCGGTCGCGGTTCACCCGAGCGACGAACGCTACAAGAGCGTCGTGGGCAAGGAAGTCGTGCTTCCAATCACCGGGCGACGGATCAAGATCGTCGAAGACGAACACGCCGACCCGGAGCTTGGCTCGGGCGCGGTGAAGATTACGCCGGGGCACGATTTCAACGATTTCGAAGTCGGCAAGCGCGCGGGCATCGCGGCGGGCGACATGCTCAACATGCTCGATGGCGATGCGAATGTCTGCCAGACGGCGGACGGGCTAGTCCCTGACGAATTTATCGGCCTACACCGTTTCAAGCGCGACGGCGTTGATGGCGCGCGCGAACTGGTGGTTCAGCGCCTCAAGGAACAAGGCTACCTCATCCCCCACATCGCCAAGACCAAGAAGGGCGAGGAAGTCGAGCACGACGCCGAGCCGCGCCAGATCGCAACGCCCTTTGGCGACCGTGGCGGCGTGGTGATCGAGCCGTGGCTGACCGACCAATGGTATGTCGATGCGGAAAAGCTTGCCGAAAAGCCAATCGAGCAGGTCCGCGACGGCACGATCGAGATCGTCCCCAAGAGCTGGGAAAAGACCTTCTTCAACTGGATGGAGAATATCCAGCCTTGGTGCGTCTCACGCCAGCTGTGGTGGGGGCACCGTATTCCGGCATGGTTTGGGCGTGATCCAAAGGCAGATGAACGTGAGCCATCACACCTTTACTATCCGCCCACAGTCGACCCGATTTCCTTCGTTGCGCTGGATGAACACACTGCAAAGAAAAAAGCTGCTGAGCTTTACGGAATAGAACCAGACAGGATCTTCGTAGTAGAAACCTGGGACGAGGCGGTCAGTCACGCGCTTAACGACGAGGACCACTCGCCTCGGGAATACCTTGTCCGAGACCCCGACGTCCTCGACACTTGGTTCTCATCCGCTCTGTGGCCCTTCGCCACGCTCGGCTGGCCGGAAGAGAACGCGCCCCTCCTAGACAAGCACTTCCCCAACTCACTCCTCATCTCAGGCTTCGACATCCTGTTCTTCTGGGATGCGCGGATGATGATGATGGGGCAATACAATATGGGCGAGGCCCCGTGGCCGCGCCTCTATCTGCACGGCCTCGTGCGCGCGGCCGATGGCTCGAAGATGTCCAAGTCCAAGGGCAATGTCGTCGATCCGCTCGGCCTGATCGACCAGTACGGCGCGGACGCGCTGCGGTTCTTCATGGCGGCGATGGAAAGCCAGGGCCGCGACATCAAGATGGATGAAAAGCGGGTCGAAGGATACCGCAACTTTGCGACGAAACTCTGGAACGCGACGCGTTTCTGCCAGTCGAACGGCATCGGCGCTTCGACCACGCTCAAGGCTCCAACCGCGCGTCTTGCCGCGAACCAGTGGATCATCGGCGAGGTTCAGGCCGCGTGCGAAGAGATCGAGGCGGCGATGGCCGATCTGCGTTTCGACGCGGCGGCGAACGCGATCTATCAGTTCACCTGGTCCAAGTTCTGCGACTGGTATCTTGAGCTTATCAAGCCGGTCTTTGCCGAAGGTTCGGACCCCGATGCGCTCCCGGCCAAGGAAACCCGCGAGGTTGCCGGATGGGCGCTCGACCAGATCCTCGTCATGCTGCACCCCTTCATGCCCTTCATCACCGAAGAGCTGTGGCACGCACAGGCCACGTATCTTGGGGGTGAGCGCAAATACGACCTCATCACCGCCGCATGGCCCGACCCGCGCGCCGAGGTGAGCAAGGACGCGACCGACGCGATTGACTGGGTGATCGACCTCACCACCAATGTTCGCAGCGCCAAGAATGAGCTGGGCATCCCGCCGGGCGCAACGCTCGCGGCCTATGTGCCCAAGCCCAGCGCGCTCGCGACCAGCACAATCGAGCGCTCATCGGCAGCTATCGAACGCCTCGCTCGCCTGACCCCGGTGGTCCACGGCGACGCGCCCGACGGCCCGGCGATGCAGGTCACGGCTCTGGGCGATGTGTTCGTCATCCCGCTCGAAGGGATCATCGACATCGACGCGGAAAAATCGCGCCTCGAAAAGGCGCTCGCAGCCAGCCAAAAGGAAGCAAAGAGCCTCGAGGGCAGGTTGTCGAACGCCAATTTCGTCGAACGCGCCAAGCCCGAAGCGGTCGAGAAAGCCAAGGCCGACTTCGCGCACCATTCGGCAGAGGTCGAACGGCTCGAAGCGGCGCTGGCACGGTTGGGATAG
- a CDS encoding enoyl-CoA hydratase/isomerase family protein, whose product MPHFSIEQRGDVTLVTLDNPPYNTVHADIMREASRRFREMAASSEVNAIVLTGAGSDFTRGMDRKVAASLSDEARDETRKAINHMMADMHRLPCPLVSAVNGHAIGAGGIMMLCSDWVVAAEGDYRIGLPEAKAGLPFSTVPQAIIDHWLDPVWRRRLALTSQLLGPADAIATGLVDEVVQADRLLDIAIARASELASQPGFKACKSQLRARANAQIDALLA is encoded by the coding sequence ATGCCCCATTTCAGCATCGAGCAGCGCGGCGATGTGACGCTGGTGACGCTCGACAATCCGCCCTACAACACCGTCCATGCAGACATCATGCGCGAGGCCTCGCGCCGGTTTCGCGAAATGGCCGCGTCAAGCGAGGTGAATGCCATCGTCCTGACCGGCGCCGGCTCCGATTTCACCCGCGGGATGGACCGCAAGGTCGCCGCCAGCCTGAGCGACGAAGCCCGCGACGAAACGCGCAAGGCGATCAACCACATGATGGCCGATATGCACCGCCTCCCCTGCCCGTTGGTCTCGGCAGTCAACGGCCACGCGATTGGTGCAGGGGGGATTATGATGCTGTGCTCCGACTGGGTCGTCGCGGCAGAGGGTGACTACAGGATCGGCCTGCCAGAGGCGAAAGCGGGACTGCCCTTCTCGACCGTGCCGCAGGCGATCATCGACCACTGGCTCGACCCTGTATGGCGGCGCAGGCTCGCGCTCACCTCGCAGCTGCTGGGGCCCGCCGATGCCATTGCGACAGGGCTGGTCGATGAGGTCGTTCAGGCCGACAGGCTGCTGGACATAGCGATTGCCCGAGCCAGCGAACTCGCATCGCAGCCCGGCTTCAAGGCCTGCAAGAGCCAGCTTCGCGCCAGAGCAAACGCACAAATCGACGCTCTGCTCGCCTGA
- a CDS encoding MlaE family lipid ABC transporter permease subunit: MDGGAQFTLHDEEGGGTTLALSGRLLVSTIGKVERELSRLGDEIGRVDVSEVEEMDTVGAWVVCRFAGHRSAEITGATPSAKRLLEAVEAASSDVEITPDRTPVWERVPLAMGEKVYAARSGIYGVVGFFGQILIGFGSLLRHPSTFPLKATVRQMEMVGVAALPIIGLMSFLIGIVIAQQGAVQLAQFGAETLTVNLVGRITLRELGVLMTAIMVAGRSGSAFAAQIGTMKLTEEVDAMRTIGISPIERLVIPRILACTFMMVVLGFYASIVGIIGGAVVGHLSLGIPFFTFLERIQEVVPLHDVWVGLVKAPVFGLIVALAGCYHGMQVKGDSEQVGIRTTMAVVSAIFAVIVLDAFFAVFFTEIGWG; the protein is encoded by the coding sequence ATGGACGGCGGCGCTCAATTCACGCTTCACGACGAGGAAGGCGGCGGAACGACGCTTGCGCTGTCGGGCCGGCTGCTTGTCTCCACCATCGGAAAGGTTGAGCGCGAACTCAGTCGCCTGGGTGACGAAATCGGCCGTGTGGATGTGTCCGAGGTCGAGGAAATGGACACGGTCGGCGCCTGGGTCGTTTGCCGCTTTGCAGGCCATCGCTCCGCCGAAATCACCGGAGCCACCCCCTCGGCCAAACGTCTGCTCGAAGCGGTCGAGGCGGCATCTAGCGATGTTGAGATCACCCCTGACCGTACGCCCGTGTGGGAGCGTGTGCCGCTGGCTATGGGTGAAAAGGTCTATGCCGCGCGTTCTGGCATTTACGGGGTCGTCGGATTTTTCGGGCAGATCCTGATCGGATTTGGCAGCCTGCTTCGCCATCCGTCGACCTTCCCGCTGAAAGCAACCGTGCGCCAGATGGAGATGGTCGGCGTGGCGGCCCTGCCGATCATCGGGCTGATGAGCTTCCTCATCGGTATCGTCATCGCGCAGCAGGGCGCGGTTCAGCTGGCGCAATTCGGGGCGGAGACGCTGACCGTCAACCTCGTCGGACGCATCACGCTGCGCGAACTTGGCGTGCTGATGACCGCGATCATGGTCGCAGGGCGTTCGGGCAGCGCCTTTGCCGCGCAGATCGGGACGATGAAGCTGACCGAGGAAGTGGACGCGATGCGCACCATCGGCATTTCCCCGATTGAGCGGCTGGTTATCCCGCGCATCCTCGCCTGCACCTTCATGATGGTGGTGCTGGGCTTTTATGCCTCGATCGTCGGCATTATCGGCGGCGCGGTGGTGGGGCACCTTTCGCTCGGCATTCCGTTCTTCACCTTTCTTGAGCGCATTCAGGAAGTGGTGCCGCTGCACGATGTGTGGGTCGGCCTTGTCAAGGCGCCGGTCTTCGGGCTGATCGTCGCTCTTGCAGGGTGCTATCACGGCATGCAGGTAAAAGGGGATTCCGAACAGGTCGGCATTCGCACGACGATGGCCGTGGTGTCAGCAATCTTCGCCGTCATCGTCCTCGACGCATTCTTCGCGGTGTTCTTCACCGAAATCGGCTGGGGCTGA
- a CDS encoding ABC transporter ATP-binding protein, translating into MADKRNMTVQHNAQLHPEDHDRFASHPPIVVEGLVNKFGDFAVHDGLDLTVQRGEILGVVGGSGTGKSVLMRSIIGLQTPTAGRIEVLGRCITDGDPDENIGVRCRWGVLFQGGALFSTLTVGENVEVPLKQFYPELSDDLRMEIARYKVLLSGLPEDAVAKYPSELSGGMRKRAGLARALALEPELLFLDEPTAGLDPIGAAKFDRQTRELKETLGLTVFLITHDLDTLYEICDRVAVLADKKVIAVGTIPELLETRHPWIDEYFNGPRGRGAMTAHRLNAGRRAADWGD; encoded by the coding sequence ATGGCAGACAAACGCAACATGACCGTCCAGCACAACGCCCAGCTTCACCCCGAAGACCACGACCGCTTTGCATCGCATCCGCCCATCGTGGTCGAAGGGCTGGTCAACAAGTTCGGCGATTTCGCTGTGCATGACGGGCTCGACCTGACGGTCCAGCGCGGGGAAATCCTTGGCGTGGTCGGCGGATCGGGGACCGGCAAATCGGTTCTGATGCGCTCTATCATCGGGCTTCAGACGCCCACGGCTGGCCGGATCGAAGTGCTCGGCCGCTGCATCACGGATGGCGACCCCGATGAAAATATCGGTGTGCGCTGCCGCTGGGGCGTGCTGTTTCAGGGCGGGGCGCTGTTTTCCACGCTGACCGTCGGCGAAAATGTCGAAGTGCCGCTTAAGCAGTTCTACCCCGAGCTTTCCGACGATCTTCGGATGGAAATCGCGCGCTACAAGGTGCTTCTATCAGGCCTGCCGGAAGATGCGGTTGCCAAATACCCGTCAGAGCTTTCGGGCGGGATGAGGAAACGCGCTGGCCTTGCCCGCGCGCTCGCGCTCGAACCCGAGCTGCTGTTTCTCGATGAGCCGACGGCGGGTCTCGACCCGATCGGTGCGGCCAAGTTCGACAGACAGACGCGCGAATTGAAGGAGACGCTGGGTCTCACGGTTTTCCTGATCACGCACGATCTCGATACGCTTTACGAAATCTGCGACCGGGTGGCCGTGCTGGCTGATAAGAAGGTGATCGCGGTCGGGACAATCCCGGAATTGCTCGAAACGCGCCATCCGTGGATCGACGAATATTTCAACGGCCCGCGCGGTCGCGGAGCAATGACCGCGCACCGCCTGAACGCCGGACGCCGCGCAGCCGATTGGGGGGATTAA
- a CDS encoding MlaD family protein, translating to METRANHLWVGAVTLVLLAAMAAFIVWIARLNQGDVNEYDIFYAQSVSGLAQGSQVAYAGVPVGQVVDIALSEDDPEFVRVRIRVRDEVPILIGTTATIQSSFTGVSTILLDGARGGAPSITCDTTACPEGRPVIPPKDGGINALLNNAPLLLERLATLTENLNILLGPENQENLRGILANSNRLTDELADAAPRLEGTFAEFEIALREAGEALDAFEQATRSTDQLINQEGPALAEELRGTLRSANDAAAALAATLEDTRPAARQLREGTLPAAEATLRDLRNTSRSLRAITEQIETQGAGSLLGGQALPDYEP from the coding sequence ATGGAAACGAGAGCCAATCACCTCTGGGTCGGCGCAGTTACGCTCGTACTGCTTGCGGCAATGGCGGCGTTCATTGTCTGGATTGCCCGGTTGAACCAGGGCGACGTCAACGAATATGACATCTTCTACGCGCAGTCGGTTTCCGGCCTCGCACAGGGTAGCCAGGTCGCGTATGCAGGCGTTCCCGTCGGTCAGGTGGTCGACATTGCGCTGTCCGAGGATGATCCTGAATTCGTGCGCGTTCGCATCCGGGTGCGTGACGAAGTGCCGATCCTGATCGGAACCACGGCGACGATCCAGTCGAGCTTTACCGGCGTTTCGACGATCCTGCTCGATGGTGCGCGCGGCGGCGCTCCTTCGATTACCTGTGACACCACCGCATGTCCCGAAGGCCGCCCGGTGATCCCGCCCAAGGATGGCGGCATCAACGCGCTTCTAAACAACGCGCCGCTCTTGCTTGAGCGGCTGGCCACGCTGACCGAGAACCTCAACATTCTGCTGGGCCCTGAAAATCAGGAGAACCTGCGCGGTATCCTCGCCAATTCGAACCGTCTGACAGATGAGCTTGCCGATGCAGCACCGCGCCTTGAGGGCACTTTTGCCGAATTCGAGATTGCGCTGCGCGAAGCGGGCGAGGCGCTCGATGCGTTCGAGCAGGCGACCCGCTCGACCGATCAGCTGATCAATCAGGAAGGTCCGGCGCTGGCAGAGGAACTACGCGGAACCCTGCGCAGCGCCAACGACGCCGCAGCCGCGCTTGCGGCAACGCTCGAAGACACGCGGCCAGCTGCGCGCCAGCTTCGCGAAGGCACTTTACCAGCGGCAGAAGCCACCTTGCGCGACCTGCGCAACACCAGCCGCTCGCTTCGCGCGATTACCGAACAGATCGAAACGCAAGGGGCAGGTTCGCTGCTCGGGGGACAGGCGCTGCCTGATTATGAGCCATGA
- a CDS encoding ABC-type transport auxiliary lipoprotein family protein yields MIKPAFTLSALVGASLALSACVSVGGSEPPDSLLSLTPTAMAPAGSGASHNRAGNETSAIAVLTPEVPAKIDVQRVPVNVSDTEIAYLQEAVWVEKPARLFRRLLGETLRTRGSMLVLDGEDSPTVATRYLRGSLIEMGYDAPTSSVVVSFNAVLTSDDGTVTSRRFEAREEGVLAEVSAVGPALNRASNTLAGEVADWVISKP; encoded by the coding sequence ATGATCAAACCGGCCTTCACCCTATCCGCGCTTGTCGGCGCAAGCCTTGCGCTCTCGGCATGCGTGAGTGTTGGCGGGTCAGAACCGCCCGATAGCCTGCTCAGCCTGACGCCGACCGCCATGGCTCCCGCTGGCTCGGGCGCGTCGCACAACCGCGCAGGTAACGAAACCTCCGCCATCGCGGTGCTCACCCCCGAAGTCCCCGCAAAGATCGACGTGCAGCGCGTGCCTGTGAACGTGTCCGACACCGAGATTGCCTACCTGCAGGAAGCGGTCTGGGTCGAAAAGCCCGCGCGCCTGTTCCGCCGCCTGTTGGGCGAGACGCTGCGCACGCGCGGTTCAATGCTGGTGCTCGATGGCGAGGATTCGCCCACGGTCGCCACGCGATACCTGCGCGGCAGCCTCATTGAGATGGGCTATGATGCGCCCACCTCGTCGGTTGTGGTGAGCTTCAACGCGGTCCTGACCAGCGACGATGGCACGGTCACATCGCGGCGGTTCGAAGCGCGCGAGGAGGGGGTTCTGGCCGAAGTGTCTGCGGTCGGTCCGGCGCTCAACCGCGCGTCGAACACGCTCGCCGGCGAAGTCGCCGACTGGGTGATTTCAAAGCCTTAA
- a CDS encoding ATP12 family chaperone protein, whose amino-acid sequence MKRFYKSVDTQQAPGGWQVTLDGRGLRTQKGAGQIVPTQALASALAAEWDAQGDKIDPASLPFRDMADYALDIVADNPAAHADKVLTYGDTDTLLYRADPDEPLYSRQQEIWEPIAARFEKRHGIELVRVSGIVHRPQSEATLAKLREALGQQTPFALSGIEAMTSLAASLMVALEASEPDADALALWQAASLEEEWQAELWGRDEEAEERRVRREAAFLKAREFVRLAVAD is encoded by the coding sequence GTGAAGCGATTTTACAAGTCAGTCGACACCCAGCAGGCTCCGGGTGGGTGGCAGGTCACGCTCGACGGGCGCGGGCTGCGAACGCAGAAAGGCGCCGGCCAGATCGTGCCGACGCAGGCGCTCGCCAGCGCATTGGCGGCAGAGTGGGATGCGCAAGGGGATAAGATCGACCCCGCATCGCTGCCCTTTCGCGACATGGCGGATTACGCGCTCGACATCGTGGCGGACAATCCCGCTGCGCATGCCGACAAGGTTCTCACCTATGGCGACACCGACACGCTGCTCTATCGCGCCGATCCGGACGAACCGCTTTATTCCCGTCAGCAGGAGATATGGGAGCCGATCGCAGCGCGCTTCGAAAAGCGCCACGGGATCGAACTTGTCCGGGTGAGCGGCATCGTCCACCGTCCGCAGAGCGAGGCGACGCTGGCGAAGTTGCGCGAAGCTCTCGGCCAGCAAACGCCGTTTGCGCTTTCCGGGATCGAGGCGATGACATCGCTTGCCGCATCGTTGATGGTCGCGCTCGAAGCGAGCGAGCCTGATGCCGACGCGCTGGCGCTGTGGCAGGCGGCGAGCCTTGAAGAAGAATGGCAGGCCGAGCTTTGGGGCCGCGACGAAGAAGCCGAGGAACGCCGCGTTCGGCGCGAGGCTGCGTTCCTGAAAGCGCGCGAATTCGTGCGGCTTGCGGTGGCCGATTAA